In one window of Miscanthus floridulus cultivar M001 chromosome 12, ASM1932011v1, whole genome shotgun sequence DNA:
- the LOC136496142 gene encoding BTB/POZ and MATH domain-containing protein 2-like gives MAGDTNSSSSANPSLLPATSSRCLMHGITATHDYKVTNFSLLVGIGQVVASSTFSAGGCDWSIRFFPDGYDETPEEEAASFTAVYLCLVAGPAVTRVKFKFTLLDDKASRSGAPCLIQTHTEDDAVIEVPESVLRHDLTRMLRDGAGADVTFVVGDRFFRAHRYVLAARSMVFKAQLFGAMKEAQQGGDGARCVIKVDDMDPAAFAGLLHYIYTDSLADDCTAGRVVAAQHLLVAADRYGLDRLRMLCEARLCGWIDVQSVATTLALAERHQCVKLREACLRFLSWPDMLRAAMKTEGFGHLIASYPSVASDILDKVVSARVDDH, from the exons ATGGCTGGTGATACCAACTCCTCATCTTCAGCTAACCCATCGCTGCTGCCCGCGACGTCGTCGAGATGCCTGATGCACGGCATCACCGCGACGCACGACTACAAGGTGACCAACTTCTCGCTGCTCGTGGGCATCGGCCAGGTCGTTGCCTCGAGCACCTTCAGCGCCGGCGGGTGCGACTGGAGCATCAGGTTCTTCCCCGACGGCTACGACGAGACTCCTGAAGAGGAGGCAGCCTCTTTCACGGCGGTCTACCTATGCCTTGTGGCCGGACCGGCCGTTACCAGGGTCAAGTTCAAATTCACTCTGCTCGACGACAAAG CTTCACGATCCGGTGCGCCATGTCTGATACAAACGCACACGGAGGACGACGCCGTCATCGAGGTCCCGGAGTCGGTCCTCCGCCACGACCTGACGCGCATGCTCAGGgacggcgccggcgccgacgTGACGTTCGTCGTCGGCGACCGGTTCTTCCGCGCGCACCGCTACGTCCTGGCGGCCCGCTCCATGGTGTTCAAGGCGCAGCTCTTCGGCGCCATGAAGGAGGCCCAGCAGGGCGGGGACGGCGCGCGGTGCGTCATCAAGGTGGACGACATGGATCCCGCCGCCTTCGCGGGGCTCCTCCACTACATCTACACGGACTCGCTCGCCGACGACTGCACCGCGGGCAGGGTCGTGGCGGCGCAGCACCTGCTCGTGGCCGCGGACCGCTACGGGCTCGACAGGCTGAGGATGCTGTGCGAGGCGAGGCTGTGCGGCTGGATCGACGTGCAGTCGGTGGCGACCACCTTGGCGTTGGCCGAGCGGCACCAGTGCGTCAAGCTCAGAGAAGCTTGCCTGAGGTTCCTGTCCTGGCCGGACATGCTTCGCGCTGCCATGAAAACGGAGGGGTTCGGCCATCTCATTGCGAGCTACCCTTCGGTTGCCAGCGATATCTTGGACAAGGTCGTCTCGGCAAGAGTTGATGATCATTGA
- the LOC136496140 gene encoding BTB/POZ and MATH domain-containing protein 2-like gives MANNRPSNSSSVDNDHQMLPETWSTCRTLAITRTHNFVVTDFSPLNGMDAGDYVSSGTFFVGGCEWIGASSVRVKFSISLLVDKDSQAPSSGKKRKKKKKKNRSAGQGNKQAVPITRTVFTDTRTYDTDTEHHNNWSWRNFIEKSKLKELPHGFTIRCAVTVVKHRIEDAATVAAPPSDLHRDFARMVLAARSRVFRAQLFGAMEESFTGCIRIEDMEPSVFERLLHFVYTDSLPERSYEERDDETVAMQHLLVAADRYELKGLGLMCEAKLSSWIDLRSVAAILGLADRHQRVHLK, from the exons ATGGCTAATAACAGGCCTAGTAATTCGTCATCGGTCGACAACGACCACCAGATGTTACCGGAGACGTGGTCGACATGCCGGACACTGGCCATCACGAGGACGCACAACTTCGTGGTGACCGACTTCTCGCCGCTCAACGGCATGGACGCCGGTGACTACGTCAGCTCGGGCACCTTCTTCGTCGGCGGCTGCGAATGGATCGGAGCATCAA GTGTGAGGGTTAAGTTCAGTATAAGCCTGCTGGTCGATAAAGACAGTCAAGCGCCGTCGTCggggaagaaaaggaaaaagaagaagaagaagaacagatcAGCAGGACAAGGAAATAAACAAGCAGTGCCAATTACAAGAACCGTCTTCACGGACACAAGAACATATGACACGGACACGGAGCACCATAACAACTGGAGCTGGCGTAATTTCATTGAGAAATCCAAGCTAAAAGAGCTGCCGCACGGCTTCACAATCCGGTGCGCCGTGACCGTCGTGAAGCATCGCATCGAAGACGCGGCGACCGTCGCAGCCCCGCCGTCGGACCTGCACCGGGACTTCGCGCGCATG GTGCTCGCCGCGCGGTCCAGGGTGTTCAGGGCGCAGCTCTTCGGCGCTATGGAGGAGAGCTTCACGGGGTGCATCCGGATCGAGGACATGGAGCCGTCCGTGTTCGAGAGGCTTCTTCACTTCGTGTACACGGACTCGTTGCCGGAGAGGAGTTACGAAGAAAGGGACGATGAGACCGTGGCGATGCAGCACCTGCTGGTCGCCGCCGACCGGTACGAGCTGAAGGGGCTGGGCCTCATGTGCGAAGCGAAGCTGAGCAGCTGGATCGACCTGCGGTCGGTCGCGGCGATCCTGGGTTTAGCGGATCGGCACCAGCGCGTGCACCTCAAGTAG